From the genome of Pseudomonas sp. FP453:
CGCCGAGAATCGCCTGTTCCAAGGTGTTGGCCGTGGCGATCTGCACCGCCGTCGGGTTGTTCACCGCGCCGCCGACGATCACCGAGTTGCCCGGCGCCTGGTTGATATTCACCGTCACCCGTGGCTCGCGGTAGGTCTGCGCGAGCTTGCCGGTCAGTTCGGTGGCGAGTTCCGAAGGCTGGCGCCCGGCCACCTGGATCGGCCCGAGGAACGGGTAGTTGATCTTGCCGTCGGTCTGCACCGTGTACAGCGTCAGCTCATAGATGGTGCTGACGTTGAACGCCGACAGCGTCGGCATCTCGCCGGCATCGCGGACGATGCGCAACTGGTCGCCGACGCGGATGCGTTCCACGGCGGGCGGCAATTGCGCCAACTGTTCGAGGGCGCGCTTGCCGTCCTCTACAGTCTTGCCGTCCGGCGCGACGATGCGCGCGGGGGTATTGCAGGCGGCCAGGGCCAGCATGGCCAGGACGAGCACGGTGCGTTTCATCATGGGGGACTTCCTGTGGGTCATGCTGCTCACCTCCAATAACCGGGAAACATGCTGATGCGCCGCTTGAGGGCGAGGGGGAGGCGGCGTTCCTGATGCCCCAGCCGGTAGCCGAGCAACTTGAACGCGCTGCGCACCAGGACTTCGGGGACGCGGTGCAACGCACCGGCTGCGCGCAGTGCCGCCAGCTCAGCCAGTACATAGCGTTTACCTTCACCGCCGGCATCGCCGAACGCTTCACGGATCCACGGCTCGCGGCCGTAGAACACGCCAATGTCGAAGTAGCGGTGAAACTCATCCATGAGCGTGTAATCGTGGGAGTGATACACCTGCGCGCTGGCGGCATAGCGCACCTTGTAGCCGTCGAGCAGCAGGCGCGCGGCGACGTAGGCGTCTTCGCTGCCGATCACATCGGCGGGAAAACCACCCACCGCGTCCAGGGCGCTGCGCCGGTACACGGAAAACGAGTCGGAGCTGAAGCAGGTCTTGATCCCCAGCTCCGGCGCATCGGCCAGGCTCTTGCTGCGGCTCTGCGCCGGGTAGTTGAAGTGCCGCGACTGTGCGCCCAGTACGCCGGCGCCGGGGTGCGGCAATTGGCGGCCGTAGGCGACGCCGTTGAGCGGGTCTTGCTGCAACTCGGCGAGCAGGTTGGCAAAGGTCTCGGGGCTGGCGGGGATGGCGTCCTGGGTCATCACGATCAAGGCCTCGCCGCCCACTTGCTCGCTGGCCCAGCGCCGGGTGCCGCCGTGGTTGAAGTCGCGGGCATCGATCACCTCGACCCGGGCGCCGAACTCCCGGAAACGCGCCACGCTGTCGTCGCTGGAGGCGCTGTCGACCACCAGGGTTTCGTCCGGTTGCAGGCTTTGCATGGCCAGCGCCGGCAGCAGGCGCGCCAGGTGGCTGGAAGCGTTACGGGTCGGGATGATCAATGAGGTGCGCATGTCATTTTTTCACTTCAGCCGGGGCGCGCCCGTAGATGTCGTCGAAGCGCACGATGTCGTCTTCGCCCAGGTACTCGCCGCTCTGCACCTCGATCATCACCAGGTCGATGATGCCGGGGTTGGTCAGCCGGTGTTTGTGCCCGGCCGGGATGTAGGTGGACTCGTTGGCGTTGATCAGGAACTCGCGCTCGCCATTGGTAATCTGCGCCGCGCCGCTGACCACCACCCAGTGCTCGCTGCGATGGTGATGCATCTGCAACGACAGCGACGCCTGGGGCTTGACCACGATGCGCTTGATCTTGAAGCGGCTGCTTTCCTCCAGCACGGTGTAGGTGCCCCACGGCCGGGTGACGGTGCGGTGCAGGCTGTACGCCGGATGGTTCTGGCGCTTGAGCTCGGCGACGATGTAGCGCACATCCTGGCTGCGATGGGCGTCGGCGATCAGCAGCGCATCGGGGGTGTCGACGATGATCAGGTCGCGCACGCCGACGGCGCCGGTGACGCGCTTGGGCGAGTCGATGTAGCAGTTGTGCACGTCATGCAGGATCGCCTCGCCATTGACCTGGTTGCCATGGGCGTCGCTGGGGGTGAGCTGGCGCAGCGCTTCCCACGAACCGATATCGCTCCAGCCGATGTCGCAGGGCACTACGGCGACGTTGCGGGACTTCTCCATCAAGGCCACGTCGATGGAAATATCCGGCGCGCTGGCGAAGCCATCCGCATCCAGTTCACGCTGGCGCGAGGTTTTGTTTTGCAGGCTCTGGCTGTGTTCCAGCGCGGCTTTGGCGGCGGTGAGCACGTCCGGCGCGTGGCGGGCGAGTTCGTCCACCAGGGTGCTGGCCTTGAAGCAGAACATGCCCGCATTCCACAGGTGCTTGCCGCCATCGAGGTAGCCCTGGGCGGTGGCCAGGTCGGGTTTTTCGACGAAGCGCTTGACCCGGTAGCCGCTGCCCAGCGCTTCGCCTTGCTCGATGTAGCCAAAGCCGGTTTCCGGGTGGTCGGGCTGGATGCCGAAGGTCACCAGGTAGCCGGCCTCGGCGAGGTCGCGGGCCTGGGTCACGGCCGCGGCGAACGCCACTTCATTGAGGATCAGATGGTCGGCCGGCAACACCAGCAGTTGTGCGGCATCGCCGAAGTGTTCCTGCACATGCAGCGCCGCCACCGCAATGGCCGCCGCCGTGTTGCGCCCGAACGGCTCCAGCAGCAGGTCAAGGGGCAAGTGCGCCTTGTTGACGCTGCGGTAGTCATCCAGGGTGCGAAACAGCAGGTCGCGGTTGGTCACCGTCAGCACGCTTTCCACGCCGGGCAACTTGGCCGCGCGCTGGAAGGTTTTTTGCAGCAGGCTCTGGCCGTCGCGCATGCGCATGAAGGGCTTGGGCATGTTCTGTCGCGACACCGGCCACAGCCGCGTGCCCGAACCCCCGGAGACGATGCAGGGGATCAATCCGTTGAGGGTGTTCATCAATAGACCTCCTTGGTGGACAGGACGGCGGGGACCGTCATGAAGACGATGTACAGGTCAAACCACACCGACCATTTGGAGATGTACTCCAGGTCGTATTCCACGCGTTTCTGGATCTTGTAGAGGGTGTCGGTTTCGCCCCGAAAGCCATTGATCTGCGCCCAACCGGTGATCCCCGGCTTGACCCGGTGGCGCGAGCTGTACTCACTCACTGCCACTTCAAACGGCACGCCGGCGGCCTTGGTGGCGGTGGCATGGGGGCGCGGGCCGACCATCGACATGTTGCCCAGCAGCACGTTGAACAGCTGCGGCAGCTCGTCGATGCTGGTCTTGCGGATGATCCGCCCGACGCGGGTGATGCGCGGGTCCTGGCGGGTGGTCTGGCGTTCGGCGGTGAAGTCGCTCTGGTCGGTGTACATCGAGCGGAACTTGAACACGCGGATTTCGTTGTCGTTGTAGCCGTAGCGGTTCTGGCGGAACAGCACCGGGCCCTTGGAGTCGAGCTTGATCGCAATCGCCGTCGCCACCATCACTGGCGACAGGCACACCAGCGCCAGGCTGGCCAGCAACAGGTCTTCCAGGCGCTTGATCACCGGCGACCAGCCCCGCAGCGGCAATTGCGAGGTGTTGAACATGAGGATGCCGCCGACGTCGGTGATCTTGCTGTGACCGTAGCGCAGGGCGGCCATGTCCGGCACCAGCATGACGTTCACCGACATCTGCCGCAGGCGATTGACCAGCCCGTGGATGCGCTGCTCGGCCGCCCACGGCAAGCAGATCATCACTTGGTTGACCTCCTCGGAGCGGATCAGTTTTTCCAGCTCGCGGGAGTTGCCCAGCAACGGCAGGTTGCTCAATTCCTTGGGGATACGTTCGGTGCGGTCGTCGATAAAGCCGATCAGGCCCGAGCGGATATCGCCATTGCGTTGCAGGTGGTCGGCGACGTGCACGGCGGTGTCGGTAAAGCCCAGGATCACCGTGCGTTGCAGGTATTTGCCCTTGCGCATCAGGTTGCGGTACAGGCGCAGCATCAGCAGCCGTTCAAGGCAGAACAGCCCCAGGCTGGCGAAGTACCAGGTGACCAGGTTGCGTGGGGTCAGCTGTGGGAAGGATTGCAGGATCTGGTACATGAACAGCAGGATGCAAAACGCCGCGGACCAGGCCTTGACCTTGGTTTTCAGGCGCAGGCGGTTGCTGAACAATTCTTCGGAGTAGATGCCCAGGGCCTGGAACAGAATGATGGTGAGCACCGCAAAAAACAGCAGCAGCCCAAGGAAGTGCGGGCGCAGTTCGGGGGCCACCGGGTCAATGAAATACACCAGGACGAGCGGGGGCAGGATGGCACTCAGGCCATGAATGAATTTGACGAAAACAACAAAAAACTCAACAAAACCG
Proteins encoded in this window:
- a CDS encoding polysaccharide biosynthesis/export family protein, whose product is MKRTVLVLAMLALAACNTPARIVAPDGKTVEDGKRALEQLAQLPPAVERIRVGDQLRIVRDAGEMPTLSAFNVSTIYELTLYTVQTDGKINYPFLGPIQVAGRQPSELATELTGKLAQTYREPRVTVNINQAPGNSVIVGGAVNNPTAVQIATANTLEQAILGAGGVSPAGNASMVALLREDAQGAYRAYFLDFSQLLKTGPNGRKPVHLQRGDVVFVPKSNVGERIQGVDTYMNQLIPFTKSIGVGYNYTRTSGGNN
- a CDS encoding glycosyltransferase family 2 protein, whose protein sequence is MRTSLIIPTRNASSHLARLLPALAMQSLQPDETLVVDSASSDDSVARFREFGARVEVIDARDFNHGGTRRWASEQVGGEALIVMTQDAIPASPETFANLLAELQQDPLNGVAYGRQLPHPGAGVLGAQSRHFNYPAQSRSKSLADAPELGIKTCFSSDSFSVYRRSALDAVGGFPADVIGSEDAYVAARLLLDGYKVRYAASAQVYHSHDYTLMDEFHRYFDIGVFYGREPWIREAFGDAGGEGKRYVLAELAALRAAGALHRVPEVLVRSAFKLLGYRLGHQERRLPLALKRRISMFPGYWR
- a CDS encoding mannose-1-phosphate guanylyltransferase/mannose-6-phosphate isomerase, giving the protein MNTLNGLIPCIVSGGSGTRLWPVSRQNMPKPFMRMRDGQSLLQKTFQRAAKLPGVESVLTVTNRDLLFRTLDDYRSVNKAHLPLDLLLEPFGRNTAAAIAVAALHVQEHFGDAAQLLVLPADHLILNEVAFAAAVTQARDLAEAGYLVTFGIQPDHPETGFGYIEQGEALGSGYRVKRFVEKPDLATAQGYLDGGKHLWNAGMFCFKASTLVDELARHAPDVLTAAKAALEHSQSLQNKTSRQRELDADGFASAPDISIDVALMEKSRNVAVVPCDIGWSDIGSWEALRQLTPSDAHGNQVNGEAILHDVHNCYIDSPKRVTGAVGVRDLIIVDTPDALLIADAHRSQDVRYIVAELKRQNHPAYSLHRTVTRPWGTYTVLEESSRFKIKRIVVKPQASLSLQMHHHRSEHWVVVSGAAQITNGEREFLINANESTYIPAGHKHRLTNPGIIDLVMIEVQSGEYLGEDDIVRFDDIYGRAPAEVKK
- a CDS encoding undecaprenyl-phosphate glucose phosphotransferase codes for the protein MRKKSSVDSLFLTRAGFVEFFVVFVKFIHGLSAILPPLVLVYFIDPVAPELRPHFLGLLLFFAVLTIILFQALGIYSEELFSNRLRLKTKVKAWSAAFCILLFMYQILQSFPQLTPRNLVTWYFASLGLFCLERLLMLRLYRNLMRKGKYLQRTVILGFTDTAVHVADHLQRNGDIRSGLIGFIDDRTERIPKELSNLPLLGNSRELEKLIRSEEVNQVMICLPWAAEQRIHGLVNRLRQMSVNVMLVPDMAALRYGHSKITDVGGILMFNTSQLPLRGWSPVIKRLEDLLLASLALVCLSPVMVATAIAIKLDSKGPVLFRQNRYGYNDNEIRVFKFRSMYTDQSDFTAERQTTRQDPRITRVGRIIRKTSIDELPQLFNVLLGNMSMVGPRPHATATKAAGVPFEVAVSEYSSRHRVKPGITGWAQINGFRGETDTLYKIQKRVEYDLEYISKWSVWFDLYIVFMTVPAVLSTKEVY